Proteins found in one Gammaproteobacteria bacterium genomic segment:
- a CDS encoding DUF2971 domain-containing protein — protein MPAENSLEDFRKNHPHPDQLGINTLFKFYAGTQFIETLFISKELYHSLPEKFNDPFECKPNFSWPKQPAKIKKIREHLIKVIRESGITKRQSEKIVSNAMIGSPHEMIAGAAIETFKKIRICCFTSDNKNLLFWAHYANSHKGFCIEFDCTKLPISNSFKVNYQNEYPEVTYPPQNDERAFETVLMKSKHWQYENEFRSVFIPINIVQQSILQSMISDNLESLKLKGDEIINIYLGARIEEHTEKTIINLINKSSFNPKIWKSKLSDSSFELKFEEYIPK, from the coding sequence ATGCCTGCTGAAAATAGTCTAGAGGATTTTCGAAAAAATCATCCTCATCCAGATCAATTAGGAATAAATACGCTGTTTAAGTTTTATGCAGGTACACAATTTATAGAAACTCTTTTTATTTCTAAAGAATTGTATCATTCTCTGCCAGAGAAGTTTAATGACCCTTTTGAATGTAAGCCTAATTTTTCATGGCCAAAACAGCCAGCAAAAATAAAAAAAATAAGAGAACATTTAATAAAAGTAATTCGGGAAAGTGGAATAACTAAAAGGCAATCAGAAAAAATTGTATCCAATGCAATGATAGGATCTCCACATGAAATGATTGCTGGTGCAGCAATTGAAACATTCAAAAAAATTAGAATTTGTTGTTTTACTAGTGATAACAAAAATTTACTTTTTTGGGCTCATTACGCAAATTCTCATAAAGGATTTTGTATTGAATTTGACTGTACAAAACTACCAATTAGTAATTCATTTAAAGTTAATTATCAAAATGAATACCCAGAAGTTACCTATCCGCCTCAAAATGATGAGAGAGCATTTGAAACCGTATTGATGAAGTCTAAGCACTGGCAGTATGAGAATGAGTTCAGATCCGTATTTATACCAATAAATATAGTCCAGCAAAGTATATTACAATCGATGATTAGTGATAATTTAGAATCACTAAAATTGAAAGGAGATGAGATAATAAATATCTACTTGGGAGCGAGGATAGAGGAACATACAGAAAAGACGATAATTAATTTAATTAATAAGAGTTCATTTAACCCAAAAATATGGAAATCAAAATTATCAGATTCCTCATTTGAATTGAAGTTTGAAGAATATATTCCAAAATAA
- a CDS encoding tyrosine-type recombinase/integrase produces the protein MRFKSYRDNGANLYRGVQKRLGHLRLHKFSSGSLEQYAYQRVDDDGVSVVTAKKEIEAIKRVLDYARRNYGWRPMDPFDWPLEPQLPMDTRADDEVRGRKDQEPITPQEFKLVLEHIKPINHDVMLALVVLYETAMRRSEVVKLQKDWVQLDYPAHIKIPGKQHKNRKAKIVMLTPLAVDAMMKVWDRDTEDGRVFVFPQLKEKSKGNYVWRLFKDACRDVLGRPNLIVHNIRVENATQLVERGMDDALRQRQTGHLDQRVLNDRYTRNRPEHRATYYQESFLDIN, from the coding sequence ATGCGATTTAAGTCGTATCGTGACAATGGGGCTAACCTCTATCGAGGTGTACAAAAGCGATTAGGCCATCTGCGACTCCACAAATTCTCATCTGGCAGCTTGGAACAGTATGCCTACCAACGCGTCGATGATGATGGTGTCAGTGTGGTCACCGCCAAAAAAGAAATCGAAGCGATTAAACGTGTCTTGGATTATGCCCGGCGAAACTATGGCTGGCGTCCCATGGATCCATTTGATTGGCCACTCGAACCCCAACTCCCGATGGATACCCGTGCGGATGATGAAGTCCGTGGGCGCAAAGACCAAGAACCCATCACCCCACAGGAATTTAAACTTGTACTTGAGCACATCAAACCGATTAATCATGATGTGATGCTGGCTTTAGTTGTTTTGTATGAAACGGCGATGCGACGTAGCGAGGTCGTGAAGTTACAAAAAGATTGGGTACAGCTCGATTACCCAGCTCACATTAAAATCCCTGGCAAGCAACACAAAAATCGTAAAGCAAAAATCGTTATGCTGACTCCGTTAGCCGTGGATGCCATGATGAAAGTCTGGGATCGTGACACCGAAGATGGGCGTGTGTTTGTTTTTCCGCAACTCAAAGAGAAAAGTAAAGGCAATTATGTCTGGAGATTATTTAAAGATGCGTGTCGAGATGTGTTGGGTCGACCTAATTTGATCGTGCATAACATCCGTGTAGAGAATGCAACTCAATTAGTGGAGCGTGGAATGGACGATGCATTACGTCAGCGTCAAACTGGTCATTTAGATCAACGCGTGTTGAACGATCGATATACGCGAAACAGACCTGAACACCGTGCAACATACTATCAGGAGTCATTTTTAGATATAAATTAG
- a CDS encoding universal stress protein yields MKDILVLCDSNDSNAFRIETALCYAESFDAHITGVHMIPFPVIPIYGGMYPDASSYTAADQIDRANKHAKELEDSFTKIAESHHIQHEWKTIEGLDLNFIIENARYNDLVIAPATYSHYSVETSHQLCDYFTTRLGRPLLITPDLKKVFNLPKRIIIAWNESHEATRAVHDALPILRQAENIQIVNVSKSEKKEKENMKRCEQLQRHLKHHFINCEIFTPNKLLKGTGHTIYETALEYNADLIVMGAYGHSKFKEIVLGGTTKYLIENSTMPLFVSN; encoded by the coding sequence ATGAAAGATATACTTGTTTTGTGTGATTCCAATGATTCCAATGCATTCAGAATTGAAACAGCATTATGTTATGCAGAATCATTTGATGCACACATAACAGGTGTGCATATGATCCCATTCCCTGTGATTCCAATATATGGGGGCATGTATCCGGATGCGTCATCGTATACTGCTGCCGATCAAATCGATCGGGCAAATAAACATGCTAAAGAACTTGAAGATTCATTTACCAAGATCGCAGAAAGCCATCATATACAGCATGAATGGAAAACTATAGAAGGCTTAGACTTAAATTTTATTATTGAAAATGCACGCTACAATGATCTCGTAATTGCTCCAGCGACATATTCTCACTACAGTGTAGAAACATCACATCAATTATGTGATTACTTCACGACGAGACTAGGACGTCCTTTATTAATTACACCGGATTTAAAAAAAGTTTTTAACTTGCCTAAAAGAATAATTATTGCATGGAATGAAAGCCATGAAGCAACCAGAGCCGTTCATGATGCCCTCCCCATTTTAAGGCAAGCAGAAAACATTCAAATTGTAAATGTTTCAAAGAGCGAAAAAAAGGAGAAAGAGAATATGAAAAGGTGCGAACAATTACAAAGGCACCTAAAACATCATTTTATTAACTGTGAGATATTCACTCCTAACAAATTGTTAAAAGGAACAGGACATACAATCTATGAAACTGCATTAGAATATAATGCTGACTTAATTGTAATGGGTGCTTATGGACATTCCAAATTTAAAGAAATTGTACTTGGTGGCACCACTAAATATTTAATTGAAAACTCAACCATGCCATTATTTGTTTCAAATTGA
- a CDS encoding Hsp20/alpha crystallin family protein, whose amino-acid sequence MKLVPRDPFINAFPQMKDLSRFFNMEMDDDNTLTSGNWTPAVDIAEKEDHFLIEADVPGVDPEDIEVSMENGYLTVKGERESESKDEKDGYSRVERLHGSFYRRFSLPETADLENVSATSNKGVLEIKVGKAEVAKPKKISVNVK is encoded by the coding sequence ATGAAACTTGTACCAAGAGACCCATTCATTAATGCATTTCCTCAAATGAAAGATCTAAGCAGATTTTTCAACATGGAAATGGATGATGATAATACTTTAACATCTGGCAATTGGACGCCAGCAGTTGATATCGCTGAAAAGGAAGACCATTTTCTAATTGAAGCAGATGTTCCTGGAGTGGACCCTGAAGATATAGAAGTCAGCATGGAAAATGGCTACTTAACTGTCAAAGGTGAACGTGAAAGCGAATCAAAGGATGAAAAAGATGGCTATTCACGTGTAGAACGCTTACATGGTAGCTTTTATAGGAGATTCAGTCTCCCTGAAACAGCTGATTTAGAAAATGTGTCAGCAACTTCAAATAAAGGTGTCTTAGAAATAAAGGTTGGAAAAGCTGAAGTTGCAAAACCTAAAAAGATATCTGTTAATGTTAAGTAA
- a CDS encoding chaperone modulator CbpM yields MNSNIIYTSNSICSYYGINKDVLSDMVLWGIASPSGCSPDTWFFNQSDYDKIGRAYRFHRDLEINIPGAAMILELLSELDKVRIEIHQ; encoded by the coding sequence ATGAACAGTAATATTATATATACATCAAATTCTATATGTTCATATTACGGTATTAATAAAGATGTATTATCTGATATGGTCTTATGGGGTATTGCTTCACCATCTGGTTGCTCACCTGATACATGGTTTTTTAATCAAAGCGATTACGATAAAATAGGTCGTGCATATAGATTTCACAGAGATTTGGAAATTAATATTCCTGGAGCTGCAATGATTTTAGAATTGTTGAGTGAACTAGATAAAGTAAGAATTGAAATTCATCAATAA
- a CDS encoding helix-turn-helix domain-containing protein — MTIASSYKCSDSKSTSVSTIKTLNCNGCLQHKNCLSGELNDDELLEFNSIAKHSKKLQRGEFLYKSGDKFDAIYIIRSGSLKNTLIDEEGREQILNFSIQGDVIGLEGLYKQKHITESKALETTFLCSISLAQYLNLASQTPKLYRRLLNHMSSRIIEEEEHSLMLGTKNTEQKLATFILRLIKRNSQHEFSDSEITLNISRKDIGNYLSAAVETISRIFTRFQDQGLIEVQGRHIRVVDMERLENIAK, encoded by the coding sequence ATGACTATTGCTAGTTCATATAAATGCTCAGACAGTAAATCAACATCTGTGTCTACAATTAAAACTCTTAATTGTAATGGATGTCTGCAACATAAAAACTGCTTATCAGGTGAATTAAATGACGATGAATTATTGGAGTTTAATTCTATCGCCAAGCATTCCAAAAAACTTCAGCGCGGTGAATTTTTGTACAAGTCTGGAGATAAGTTTGATGCTATCTATATAATACGAAGTGGCTCTCTTAAAAACACCTTGATTGATGAAGAAGGTCGAGAACAAATACTAAATTTTTCCATACAAGGTGACGTAATTGGACTTGAAGGTCTATATAAACAAAAACATATTACAGAATCAAAAGCATTAGAGACTACTTTTCTCTGTAGTATATCATTAGCACAATATTTAAATCTTGCATCACAAACACCTAAGCTTTACAGAAGGCTGCTTAATCACATGAGCAGCCGCATAATCGAAGAGGAAGAACACTCACTTATGTTAGGAACAAAGAACACTGAACAAAAGCTTGCTACTTTTATACTTAGATTGATAAAGAGAAATTCACAACATGAATTTTCTGATAGTGAAATTACATTAAATATTTCTAGAAAAGACATTGGTAATTATTTATCAGCAGCGGTTGAAACTATTAGTAGAATTTTTACACGCTTTCAGGATCAAGGATTAATTGAAGTTCAAGGCAGGCACATTAGAGTAGTTGATATGGAAAGACTCGAAAATATTGCAAAATAA